In Perca fluviatilis chromosome 14, GENO_Pfluv_1.0, whole genome shotgun sequence, a genomic segment contains:
- the gpha2 gene encoding glycoprotein hormone alpha-2: MVSSVQDEKQSQAFPTIYPACSEQTHTLTHTCQWTHLLCTPEAALSALRPQILQAAIQMSLCMTSHFCLLVLPVMSLLLLFSPIGWSYDGLTPGCHLHPFNVTIRSDRRGTCKGTHLVYACVGYCESSAFPSRYSVLVASNFTHNITSASRCCTISKDAKVKVRLDCPRGRHHDEIEILTAKACRCDMCRKSRY, from the exons ATGGTTTCCTCTGTTCAAGACGAGAAGCAGAGCCAGGCGTTCCCCACAATATACCCAGcat GCtcagaacagacacacacactcacacacacctgtcagTGGACACACCTGCTCTGCACTCCAGAAGCTGCACTCTCTGCCCTGCGTCCTCAG ATCCTCCAGGCTGCCATCCAGATGTCGCTGTGCATGACCTCACATTTCTGCCTGCTGGTCCTACCAGTGAtgtcactgctgctgctcttctctCCTATTGGATGGAGCTACGATGGCCTCACCCCAGGGTGTCACCTACACC ccTTCAATGTTACCATCCGCAGTGACCGTCGCGGCACATGTAAAGGCACCCACCTGGTCTACGCCTGCGTGGGCTACTGCGAGTCCAGCGCCTTCCCATCCAGATACTCTGTGTTGGTGGCCTCCAACTTCACCCACAACATCACCTCCGCTTCACGATGCTGCACCATCAGCAAGGACGCTAAG GTCAAAGTTCGCCTGGACTGCCCTCGAGGTCGTCACCATGACGAAATAGAGATCCTGACGGCGAAGGCGTGCCGCTGCGACATGTGCCGCAAGTCCCGCTACTGA
- the LOC120572301 gene encoding membrane-anchored junction protein isoform X1: protein MLPISSRHYAMPLQAFSFPCPETRFFKAGSFIYKFKIRGGSSFRGEKNMGGNCLNQQLEEIIRTVLGNLDSLQPFSSSHFIVFPYRKRREGASKVMCKHGERKLRAYPFTLILYLEKNMQNEEAKQVEEKLSSEKYVAQQFPPVSEPQSKRHKSDSPLEEAILKRLIKDMEAEGKVSVVGRLPLYCPHAEREVKEDPGHADKKGSKGFDEPQQKSGVNTVRGSWTAGEVHPGTIQNMGEEESDEKEENADPGEPGILTRLASHIFPFSLFFRDP, encoded by the exons ATGCTCCCAATTTCCTCTAGGCATTACG CCATGCCACTGCAGGCCTTCTCCTTCCCTTGCCCTGAAACTCGATTCTTCAAAGCAGGTAGTTTTATCTACAAGTTCAAGATCAGAGGAGGCAGCAGCTTCAG aggagagaaaaatatGGGAGGAAACTGCCTCAATCAGCAACTGGAG GAAATTATCAGAACTGTTCTTGGCAACCTGGACAGTCTCCAACCCTTCTCTAGCTCCCACTTCATTGTCTTCCCTT ATAGGAAGAGGCGAGAGGGAGCGTCTAAGGTCATGTGCAAACATGGTGAGAGGAAACTGAGAGCCTACCCGTTTACTCTTATCCTCTACTTGGAGAAAAACATGCAGAATG AGGAAGCAAAGCAAGTAGAGGAGAAGCTGAGCTCA GAGAAATACGTGGCACAGCAGTTCCCCCCTGTTTCTGAGCCCCAGTCAAAGCGCCATAAAAGCGATTCACCACTAGAGGAGGCCATACTAAAGCGCTTAATCAAGGACATGGAGGCTGAAGGCAAGGTTTCTGTGGTTGG CAGGCTCCCTCTGTATTGTCcacatgcagagagagaggtgaAAGAAGATCCAGGACATGCTGACAAG AAAGGTTCCAAGGGGTTTGACGAACCCCAGCAGAAATCAGGTGTCAACACAGTCAGAGGAAGTTGGACTGCAGGTGAAGTGCATCCTGGGACAATACAGAAcatgggagaggaggagagtgatGAGAAGGAAGAAAATGCAGACCCTGGGGAACCAGGGATTTTGACTCGATTGGCCAG CCATATCTTCCCCTTCTCCTTGTTCTTCAGGGACCCCTGA
- the LOC120572301 gene encoding membrane-anchored junction protein isoform X2, which yields MLPISSRHYAMPLQAFSFPCPETRFFKAGSFIYKFKIRGGSSFRGEKNMGGNCLNQQLEEIIRTVLGNLDSLQPFSSSHFIVFPYRKRREGASKVMCKHGERKLRAYPFTLILYLEKNMQNEEAKQVEEKLSSEKYVAQQFPPVSEPQSKRHKSDSPLEEAILKRLIKDMEAEGKVSVVGLPLYCPHAEREVKEDPGHADKKGSKGFDEPQQKSGVNTVRGSWTAGEVHPGTIQNMGEEESDEKEENADPGEPGILTRLASHIFPFSLFFRDP from the exons ATGCTCCCAATTTCCTCTAGGCATTACG CCATGCCACTGCAGGCCTTCTCCTTCCCTTGCCCTGAAACTCGATTCTTCAAAGCAGGTAGTTTTATCTACAAGTTCAAGATCAGAGGAGGCAGCAGCTTCAG aggagagaaaaatatGGGAGGAAACTGCCTCAATCAGCAACTGGAG GAAATTATCAGAACTGTTCTTGGCAACCTGGACAGTCTCCAACCCTTCTCTAGCTCCCACTTCATTGTCTTCCCTT ATAGGAAGAGGCGAGAGGGAGCGTCTAAGGTCATGTGCAAACATGGTGAGAGGAAACTGAGAGCCTACCCGTTTACTCTTATCCTCTACTTGGAGAAAAACATGCAGAATG AGGAAGCAAAGCAAGTAGAGGAGAAGCTGAGCTCA GAGAAATACGTGGCACAGCAGTTCCCCCCTGTTTCTGAGCCCCAGTCAAAGCGCCATAAAAGCGATTCACCACTAGAGGAGGCCATACTAAAGCGCTTAATCAAGGACATGGAGGCTGAAGGCAAGGTTTCTGTGGTTGG GCTCCCTCTGTATTGTCcacatgcagagagagaggtgaAAGAAGATCCAGGACATGCTGACAAG AAAGGTTCCAAGGGGTTTGACGAACCCCAGCAGAAATCAGGTGTCAACACAGTCAGAGGAAGTTGGACTGCAGGTGAAGTGCATCCTGGGACAATACAGAAcatgggagaggaggagagtgatGAGAAGGAAGAAAATGCAGACCCTGGGGAACCAGGGATTTTGACTCGATTGGCCAG CCATATCTTCCCCTTCTCCTTGTTCTTCAGGGACCCCTGA
- the LOC120572301 gene encoding membrane-anchored junction protein isoform X3, which yields MPLQAFSFPCPETRFFKAGSFIYKFKIRGGSSFRGEKNMGGNCLNQQLEEIIRTVLGNLDSLQPFSSSHFIVFPYRKRREGASKVMCKHGERKLRAYPFTLILYLEKNMQNEEAKQVEEKLSSEKYVAQQFPPVSEPQSKRHKSDSPLEEAILKRLIKDMEAEGKVSVVGRLPLYCPHAEREVKEDPGHADKKGSKGFDEPQQKSGVNTVRGSWTAGEVHPGTIQNMGEEESDEKEENADPGEPGILTRLASHIFPFSLFFRDP from the exons ATGCCACTGCAGGCCTTCTCCTTCCCTTGCCCTGAAACTCGATTCTTCAAAGCAGGTAGTTTTATCTACAAGTTCAAGATCAGAGGAGGCAGCAGCTTCAG aggagagaaaaatatGGGAGGAAACTGCCTCAATCAGCAACTGGAG GAAATTATCAGAACTGTTCTTGGCAACCTGGACAGTCTCCAACCCTTCTCTAGCTCCCACTTCATTGTCTTCCCTT ATAGGAAGAGGCGAGAGGGAGCGTCTAAGGTCATGTGCAAACATGGTGAGAGGAAACTGAGAGCCTACCCGTTTACTCTTATCCTCTACTTGGAGAAAAACATGCAGAATG AGGAAGCAAAGCAAGTAGAGGAGAAGCTGAGCTCA GAGAAATACGTGGCACAGCAGTTCCCCCCTGTTTCTGAGCCCCAGTCAAAGCGCCATAAAAGCGATTCACCACTAGAGGAGGCCATACTAAAGCGCTTAATCAAGGACATGGAGGCTGAAGGCAAGGTTTCTGTGGTTGG CAGGCTCCCTCTGTATTGTCcacatgcagagagagaggtgaAAGAAGATCCAGGACATGCTGACAAG AAAGGTTCCAAGGGGTTTGACGAACCCCAGCAGAAATCAGGTGTCAACACAGTCAGAGGAAGTTGGACTGCAGGTGAAGTGCATCCTGGGACAATACAGAAcatgggagaggaggagagtgatGAGAAGGAAGAAAATGCAGACCCTGGGGAACCAGGGATTTTGACTCGATTGGCCAG CCATATCTTCCCCTTCTCCTTGTTCTTCAGGGACCCCTGA
- the LOC120572301 gene encoding membrane-anchored junction protein isoform X4: MLPISSRHYAMPLQAFSFPCPETRFFKAGSFIYKFKIRGGSSFRGEKNMGGNCLNQQLEEIIRTVLGNLDSLQPFSSSHFIVFPYRKRREGASKVMCKHGERKLRAYPFTLILYLEKNMQNEEAKQVEEKLSSEKYVAQQFPPVSEPQSKRHKSDSPLEEAILKRLIKDMEAEGKVSVVGKVPRGLTNPSRNQVSTQSEEVGLQVKCILGQYRTWERRRVMRRKKMQTLGNQGF, encoded by the exons ATGCTCCCAATTTCCTCTAGGCATTACG CCATGCCACTGCAGGCCTTCTCCTTCCCTTGCCCTGAAACTCGATTCTTCAAAGCAGGTAGTTTTATCTACAAGTTCAAGATCAGAGGAGGCAGCAGCTTCAG aggagagaaaaatatGGGAGGAAACTGCCTCAATCAGCAACTGGAG GAAATTATCAGAACTGTTCTTGGCAACCTGGACAGTCTCCAACCCTTCTCTAGCTCCCACTTCATTGTCTTCCCTT ATAGGAAGAGGCGAGAGGGAGCGTCTAAGGTCATGTGCAAACATGGTGAGAGGAAACTGAGAGCCTACCCGTTTACTCTTATCCTCTACTTGGAGAAAAACATGCAGAATG AGGAAGCAAAGCAAGTAGAGGAGAAGCTGAGCTCA GAGAAATACGTGGCACAGCAGTTCCCCCCTGTTTCTGAGCCCCAGTCAAAGCGCCATAAAAGCGATTCACCACTAGAGGAGGCCATACTAAAGCGCTTAATCAAGGACATGGAGGCTGAAGGCAAGGTTTCTGTGGTTGG AAAGGTTCCAAGGGGTTTGACGAACCCCAGCAGAAATCAGGTGTCAACACAGTCAGAGGAAGTTGGACTGCAGGTGAAGTGCATCCTGGGACAATACAGAAcatgggagaggaggagagtgatGAGAAGGAAGAAAATGCAGACCCTGGGGAACCAGGGATTTTGA
- the zgc:101765 gene encoding glyoxal reductase produces MSSSSSTTSAVLLNTGVQMPLLGLGTYKLVASEDVYRAVDAALVAGYRAFDSAAVYRNEADLGQALKQLLPKHGLTREDVFITSKLGPKDQGERAMEGALRSLAQLDLGYIDLYLIHWPGTQGLVVADQRNPGNRAQSWVMLEELHAQGKLKAIGVSNYTPAHMRELIQSCKVPPAVLQVEFHPRLCQTELRSVCEEYGVCFQAYSSLGKGELVTDPVVMEVAKHCERTPAQVLLRWAVQQGVPVLPKSSNPDRIKDNARLFDFTLSDTDMDRLSALDCGHKYCWDSSEVA; encoded by the exons atgtcttcctcctcctccactacCTCTGCTGTCCTCCTAAATACGGGGGTTCAGATGCCCCTCCTGGGTTTGGGGACCTACAAGTTGGTGGCTTCTGAAGATGTCTACCGGGCTGTGGACGCAGCGCTGGTTGCTGGTTATCGGGCCTTTGACAGTGCAGCCGTCTACCGGAATGAAGCTGACCTGGGCCAAGCCCTGAAGCAGCTCCTGCCCAAACATGGCTTAACCAGAGAGGATGTATTCATAACCAG TAAGTTGGGCCCCAAGGATCAGGGTGAGAGAGCCATGGAAGGAGCCCTCCGCAGCCTGGCTCAGCTGGACTTGGGTTACATTGACCTGTACCTGATCCACTGGCCTGGCACACAGGGTCTGGTAGTGGCTGACCAACGCAACCCAG GCAACCGAGCTCAGAGTTGGGTCATGCTGGAGGAGCTGCATGCCCAGGGGAAGCTGAAGGCCATAGGAGTGTCCAACTACACACCAGCACACATGAGAGAACTGATACAGAGCTGCAAAGTCCCTCCTGCGGTGCTACAG GTAGAGTTTCACCCGAGGCTGTGCCAGACGGAgctgaggagtgtgtgtgaggagtaTGGAGTGTGTTTCCAAGCGTACTCCTCCTTAGGGAAAGGAGAGCTGGTCACTGATCCTGTGGTGATGGAGGTGGCAAAGCACTGTGAACGCACACCTGCACAG GTCCTGTTGCGCTGGGCTGTGCAGCAGGGCGTTCCAGTGCTCCCCAAATCTTCAAATCCAGACAGAATAAAGGACAATGCCAGACTTTTTGACTTCACACTGAGTGACACAGACATGGACAGACTGTCAGCTTTGGACTGTGGGCACAAGTACTGTTGGGATTCATCAGAAGTGGCTTAA